GTTTCTCAACCGGGACGGGGGTTAGTTGCCCTCCCCGAAATTCGGACTTGTTTTATCAAACCATAAACGTTGTGTACTTAAAGAAGGAATACTTCTGTCTCCGGGTGTAAAGCCCTGATCCTGCTGGCTCTTCGTCCAGTTATTAGTATTGGTGCCTAATGGCGGTTCATTGATGGCATACCTGCGCGGAATGGGTTCATTCCAGGTATTACGTTTGTAATAGGTAGAAGTATTCTTTGGATAACCTGTTCTTCTGCAGAATGTAAAGGCTTCGTTACCCAATCTGTAGAAGTTGAGGTACTGCTGGATGTAAATACGTTCGAGGTTATTTACACCATTGAACTTCACATTTACATTGTTCTGATAAGCCAGCACTTCTGCATCACCATTACCGGTAAGGCCGGTAGTGGATTCTGCTGCAACGGCAATGGCATTCATGGTTCTGATAGAAGATTCGATGCCCCTGTTATACCATTGCTCTGCGGTACCTTTTGTATCAAAACCGGCACCATATCCTTTCTGAATGAACTCTGCAATATAGAAGCAGGTTTCTGCACGGGTTACCATGTAGTCCAGCATCTTTCCTGTTCTGAAATTACCGTAACGGGGAGCAAAGAACTTTTTATTGATAGGGCTGTACAAACGGTATTTGGTGAACTGGCTCACTTCAAATGCCGTTTTGTAAAACGCAGCATTCACAGGGTCTGTTGTCCAGTCTGCAGGGCCGCCCTGGTATTGAACTAATGGGTCGTTGATATTAATGAAGGCCGGTAAGGTTTTGGCATACTTCGTTAAAGAATCTTTGAAAGAGCCGGTGAGATCATTGGGTTGAAAATAAATAGGCAAACGCGGATCATTGGTCAGCTTCAGAAAGGTCATGATAGATGATGTGGCAAAGCGCGGACTGCGGTAATCAATATCATTGCCGATAGGATTATGTTCCGGCCTGTCGTATACAAACTGGGAACCATCATCAATAGGCCCGATAGCATTCTGCATCACTTCTTTGAAGATCCTTGTAGCAGCGGCTGCATCCTGCCTTTCATAACGTACGGCAATACGCAGTTTGAGGGTGTTTGCCAGTTTGGCCCAGCTGGCCCAGTTATTCTTATAAATGAAATCAGAGCTGCCAAAATTCACCTGTCCTGCTGCAGTACCGGATAATGAATCCACTGCATCCGTTAGTTCCTTCAGCCATGTATCGTAAAGTTTCTTCTGATCGTCATATACAGGCGTATACAATTGTTCTGTTCTTCCTTTGATAGCTTCAGTATAAGGCATAGACCCATTCATATCTGTTACTTTCAATCCATGCAGCACCTGTACTACAACAGTAGCAGCGCGCATATTGCGGTAACGGGCCTTATCCGCTCTCTGTTCAATCTGTTTCCTGATCTCAAAGAGATTGGGCAGGATATTGCTGTAGTATACACCATACCTGCTATTGACATTCGTAGACAGTTCATAAGGATCTGTGGTCATGTGCTGTGAAAAGCGCAGCAACTGTTCCAGGTTTTCCCAGATCCATTCCGTACCCTGATAGGTTTCCAGGTTATCCAGGGACAAAGCAAATAATGCATTAAGATCCGGCGATGTTACTACGCTGGGATCTGTGTTGATATTCTCAAAATCCTTTGTACAGGAATTTACCAGCAGCACCGTTGCACTTATGAGGATGTATATGCGTAATTTTTTCATGTTGCTTCTTTTTCATGATGAATTTAGAATCCGGCACGTATCGTAAATGCGAATGAACGTGTCATGGGCGGCACAAAGCCTTCTTCCTTATTCACACTCGTCCTGTTTGAATTATTGGAGGCCGGGTTGAAATTATTCGGCAGGGTATTATATAAGTAGAACAGATCGCGGCCAATGAGGCTTACACCCAGGTTGTTCAGATGCAGTTTGGCGGCAATATTCTGCGGCAGCGAATAGTTAAGGGCCAGCTGACGAACAGAGATCCAGGAGTTTTCCACTACCCAGTAATCTCCTACAGCTGTAGAGAAAGAGCCATAACGGTAAGCGAACTGCGGCAGGTGTGTGGGTGGTACATATCCTTTATCATATGCTTCCTTAAAGGTCATGCCCCCTACGTTAACGGAAGAACCATCCGGTTGTGTAATGGTTTGCCCGTTGTCAAATACACCATCCGGAATAATACCATCATCATAAGAGATATTCAGATCATCCGCATACTTGCTGGTCCAGGAAATACCGCCATGATCTTTATCCCTTCCGAACAGGGAGCTTTTGAAGATACCGGTGTGTGTACCATAACGCATGGAATGCATGACCATATCCCCTCCTATTTTAGCATCCAGCAATACATTCACGGAGAAGCTCTTAAAGCGGAAAGTATTATCCCAGCTGCCGCGGAAATCAGGATTAATATCACCTACATCCATCAGTACATTACTTCTTTTCGGGAAAGCTGCTCTTGCATCAGAACGCCAGTCCAGCACTACCTTTCCATTATTGGGATGGTCAATGGGTTTGCCGGTGCCATCTACTGCCTGGTAGGCTTTGGAGTGAATGCGTGTTCTGATCACTCCATAAGCGCCACCTACTTTTGCATAAGGTATCTGGTCGTTGGAACCTAAACCCTCATCATCCAAAGCATAGTATTCACGATCGCCATAGAGCTCTATTATTTTATTACGGTTGCGGGAATAAGTGAGTGTAGAATTCCATTCAAAGTTCCTGGATTTTACCGGTGTACCATTCAGCGCAATTTCAATACCCGAGTTCTGGATATTACCTGCATTGATAAGCAGGTTGTTCACACCTGTTTCAGGTGCGGCAGGGATCCTGATGCCCTGGTTATAGGTATTATCCCTGTATACGGTTGCATCAATGCCAATGCGGTCATTCAGGAAACGCAGGTCAATACCCACTTCCTTAGCGATCTTGCGGAGTGGTTTGATGTTCTTATCTACCACAAAGGACTGCCCTTTTTCATCCAGCATATAGGTGAGCAAAGGAAGATTGCCTCCTCCGGCTGTGGTAGTACCTCTCAGCTTGAAGCCCGCATTGATGATGAATGGATCCACATCTCCACCCAGAGCGGCGATGTTTGTTCTTAGTTTACCGAAGGAAATGAACTTAGGCAGCTGGAATGTTTCTGTGAAGATCCAGGATAAGCTGGCTGCGGGATAATTAAAAAAATTATTACCTGAGCCATCAGAATAAGTGAGTGCGGAAGACCAGTCACCACGCCAGGTGGTTTGCAGGAATAACTGATCTTTCCAGGCAAGGTCTGCACTTGCATAAATGGAATTCAGGGTTTTCCTTGGCCTGAAACCGCCGGTAGCAATAGGTGCTTTCTGGGAGTTCTCCACAAAGTAGTTATTGGGGAACAGCAGCCCACCGTCTGTTTGCGATTTGCTGAACGATTGGGTGTACCGTTGTTGTTCACCTCCGATGTACCCATTCAGCGAAAGGTCTTTGGTGAGCTGTTTGGTTACAAGGGCCATCCACTTCATGAGATAGCTCCGTTTGTTGGAATGTTCCAGGCTGTAAAATCCTCCGGAGCCATTATCAGATCCGGTGAAGTTATAACCCTGCCCTAATTCCTTGGCATCATTCCGTACAGCCAGTGAACTGAAGTTCCCTTCCAGCTGTAACTTCAGCCAGTCAGTGATCGTAGCCGTCATTGTGAGGCGGCCACGGAACATCTGTTCTTCCTGCGTATAGGTATTTTCGAAGATCCTGAACCAGTAATCTGCACCAGGCACTACATTCGTTTCTGCAGGGTCCGTTACCTTAGGAACACCGCCTAATGAGCTGGTATACTTGCTGCGTTGTTTCCAGTACTTTGTATCATAGTTACGCGGGAAGATCCATATGAAGTTATTCAGGCCCAGCTGCGGGGGATTCACTCCTTTGATGGAAGTATAATCTGCACCTGCATCAAAAGTAAGGAAGCTGGTAAGGTTATGAGTAGCTCTCAGCGAGAAAGCATTCTTGTTCAGCTTATTGCGGAAGTTGATACCTTCTGCTTCGTTGCGGGAATAAGATAAACGGAAAGAAGATTTATCTGTAGCACCATCCACCGATACGCTGGTAAGGAATCCCAGGCCGGTCTGGAAGGCGTCCAGGTAATTGTTCGGCGCCGCTTTATATTCCGTCATGGTACCATCGTAGTTCAACACCTGCTGGCCTGCAAAACGCGGGCCCCAGTTTTCCAGCTCCCGGTTCTTTTGCGGATCGATATAAGGCTGACCGGCAGAATTAGTGGGGAATACTTTTGTTTGCCATGCTTCATTGGCTTTATAACCGGGGTCGCGGGTATCTGTAAAGAAATTACCTACGGAACCTCCGCCAAATTCATTCTGAAAATCAGGGCCGCGATAGGGATCCTGTATATTGATGGATTGGGATACACTTACACCCCATCCTTTTTTCACCCGTCCTTTTTTAGTGGTGATCAATACTACGCCGTTGATTGCGCGGGAGCCATACAAAGCTGCAGCCGCGGAACCTTTCAGGATAGATACGCTTTCAAAGTCTTCCATGTTCAGGTTCTTCAGATCGTTCCCGAAGTCCCTGCCCTGTCCGTTGAAGGCATCATTATCCACAAACACCCCATCAATTACAAAGATGGGCTGGTTATTCGTGCTCAGTGTAGAGTTACCACGGATCAGGATCCTGGAGTTGCCGAATAAACCGCCGGAACCCTGATCGATATTGATCCCAGCTACTTTACCCTGTAAAGCGTTGATCGGGTTTACTTCATTGGTAGCTGCCAGTTCTGTACCTTTTACTTCCGTTACGGAAAAACCCAGCGAGCGTTTTTCCTTTCTTACACCTAAGGCTGTTACTACTACTTCTGCCAGGTCTTTTTTAGATTCCTGTAATACAATATCATAAGAAGCGGCAACACCTACTACCAGTTCCTGCGTTTCAAAACCAATAGCTGTGAACACCAGCACGGCGCCTTCATTGGCTTCAATGGAAAAAGCACCATTGGCATCTGAAATAGCGCCTCTTGCCAAACCTTTCACGGCAACGCTTACACCGGGTATGGTAGTACCATCTGCTGCTTTTATAACACCGGTCACCTTTTTAAAGGCTGCGGGGGCAAAAGCATCACCGGCCAGTACCATCTTCACACCATTTTTTGAAATGATGATCTGGTTGCCTACCACTTCGTAGGTTACTTTGTAAGGAGATAATAATTCTGTGAGCACATCGCCAAGCCGTTCGTTCTGTGCATCCACGCTGACTTTGGTATTCAGTGGGATCGTTTGGGTGGCATAAGCGAATTTAACGGCAGCGGCTTCCTCAATTTTAGCCAACACATTTTTGAGTCCTTTGTTGGAGATATTGAGCGTGATCTTTTTATCCAGCACCCCCTGCGCAGCAAAGGCCGGGCTAACAAGGGTTACGAATAAAAATAACTTCAATAGCGCTACCCGCATAGTGAATGGGAAGGTATTCATACGCATATTATTTTGGTTGACATTAAATTGTTCACTGTTATTCGCAGAACGGAATGGTATTAATTACATCCCTGTCCTGTTATATTTATAGCTTCATCTATTATTTCATAATTAGCGCCCACAACCTTACACAATACCGTTAGTTTCTCGTAAAGGGATTCCTGGTCCAGCGCCACCGTTACCCGGCATTTGGCGAAGAGGGAATGGTTGTATTGTATATCTATCGCATACATCTTTGCCAGGCTGTCCAGTACATCGCCCACAGGTGCTTCATCATAGTTTAATACGGCAGGTGCCGGTACGGGGTTGGCCAATATGGCTACATCAGTAACATTCAGCTTCTGTAAAGTGTTCTGTTTCGCATTAAAAATAACCTGTTCATTCGGTAACAGGATAAATTGCTCTGTTGTACTTTCCTTGCGGGAAACGGCTACCTTTCCTGATCTTACGGCCACCACTATCTGCTCATTTCCTTTCACGCGGAAGCTGGTACCCAATACTTTGGTAATGATGTTACCACTATATACGTAAAAGGGGCGGTTAGCATCGCGGGCTACTTCAAAAAAGGCCTCTCCTTCCAGGGATACTTCTCTTTTATCGCCAGACATGAGGCGGGAATAGTGTAAAGTACTGTTAGGACTTAAAGTAATACGGGTGCCATCCAGCAGGAAGAGTGTCTGCAAACCGGAACTGGTATTCCGGGCGGTTAATTCATGTTTGTTGATCTTTTGTACTACCAGGCCACTTTTTTCTGTTGTTTTAGTGCCAGATAAGGCAAACCATAATCCTCCTGTGCCTAATAATAATATTACAACAGCTGCAGCAACATAACGGCGCCAGTTCATCCGGCGCACCGGCGTTTCCAGCTGGCTTTGCAGATCATGCCAGATCTGGTCTGCCAGATCATGACTGTTTGCAGCTTCTTTTTCTGCTTCCCGTATGCTGCGGATCATTTTCACCATCGCCTCCCTGTCAGGATGCTGTTGCACCCAGTTCTGCCAGTGCGCGTTGTCCTCCGGCCGGGGGCTTAATACCCAGCTGATAAATTCGTCATTCTGCAGCAATGCTTCCAGGTCCTGTTGTGAATACGACATACGAAAAGTTTAAGCGCTTTAATAAGTAGTGTACAACACCTGCCCCGGATACTCAGTGGGATCAGATTATTTTTAAGAAAAAAAGAAGAACCCCGGAACTAAGGAATTTCCGGAGGTGTAAAACCGCCCTGTGAAGCAGATTGGTGGCTGATTGGTAATTAAGGCCCATGATGCTGGCCACGTCTTCTGTACTGCATCCCTGGAAAAAACGGAGGTTGATCACTTCCTGCTGGCGCTGGGGTAATTGGGAAATAGCCCTTTGGATCTGTTCTTTCTGCAGATTTTCTGTTTCCCGGAGTAAAATGCTGGATTCTATATTAAGGGTGTCCGGCGCGTCCGGCACCTCTGACTGGTAACGTTGCTGCACTTTGGCATTGCGCATGAGTTTGTAACGGAGTGCTTTGAGCAGGTAGGCCTCTATGGAACGCGGGGGTTGGAGCTGCTCTTTCGAGCGCCATAATTCCATAAACAGATCCTGGATAGCATCCTTCACCACATTTTGTTCACTGGCAATCCGCATCCCATAGGCAATAAGCATATGGATATGCGTGCGATACAATAGTGCAAAAGCCTCCCGATCTCCATGTTTGAATTTTTCCCAAACTGTGTGGTCAGCCGGGCTTGGTATAACGTTTTGCGGCATTCCTGAATGGCAGCTTTCTGAAAAGTAAGGTAGGGATTATTTTTTGAAATATGTAGCCGTTACTGTTGTAATAACCAGGGCGATCTCTTTTTAAAGACCGCCCTGGTTGTTTATTTTGCCTCCTTCATGTTGCTGATCGTTTTCAAACCTTTAGGCGGTAATACATCTGCATCGGCCACTTGCTGGAATTGCACGGATGTGGCTTTGAAGGAGAAGACCTGGCTTTCCATTTCCAGCACCAGGCCTTTTTCAGTCATGAAGCCTAATGCTCCTCCCAGGATGGGAAGTGCCGTGGTATACCAGTAAACAGCCTTATCCTTACCTGATCCGGTGATCACCTTTTTACAATCGTAGCCCAGGATCTTGCGGGTTTCTCCTGTTTCTACTTCCTTTCCCTTAAGATCAAGCTTCACATTATTATTATCACCACCATCATTACCTTTCCCGGAAAGCAGGTATTCCTTATCCCCTACTTTTACGAGCTGGAAGTTTTTCTTTGCATCCATATCCACATATGTGACACCATTTTCATTCCCCATCTTTATCTGCACGTTTACATCTCCTTCTTCCTGCTCCATTCCTCCCTCACTGCTTTTCACCAACCCGTGCCGGCCTTTGAAAAGGAAAACAGCTTCCTGTTCCATAAATTCAGGGATAATATCTTTGTATTGCAGCTGATCCGGCTTGAGGCTGGCATGCACGTTCACACGGATCTTATAATTGATCTTCCCCTGTGTGTTATCCTGTGCCATCAGTGGCAAACAGGACATGACAAAAATTACAAGTGCTGATAAATGTTTCATGTTATGCTTTTGGTTTTGGAAAAAATTTCAGTTTATAAATGATGCCGAGCATGCCATAACGGCCCAGCATATTGTTCCGCACATCTTCCAGGTAGCCGTTTCCGGAAGTACGCTGAATGCTTTTGTTCTGGTTAAGGAGATCGCGGCCATCCAGCCTCAGGGAGAAGTTCTTTCCCAATTGCTTTGTTAAGGATACATGCAGCAGATACACGCTGGTATTGTAACCTGCAGCCAGACCGGTATTTGCATAGCCATCCCATTCCAGCTCCAGTACCATACTGGCGGGCAGGGTGAACATAGGGCTGATGTTATAGTTGAAGGACCAGGATTGTTCTTTACGCTGATCAAAACGGCGGTTGTTATAACCGGCATTCCCTTTCAGCTGCAGGCTGATGTTTTTACCGAAATAAGCGGAATACCCGGCTTCCGGCCTGAATGCCCAATTGGTAGCATAGTTAGGCTGTCCATTGGTATACCCGGTATTTTTTGTATAAAAAACACCTGCTCCAAAATTGATATAAGAACCGCTTTGCCCCGCCGGGAAAGAGAAACCGGCATCCATACCGGCATCATAATTCCCGTTTACATTGATGGGAGAAATCAATTGCCTTCCGGTGGTGGCATCAAACCTCACCTGGTTTACAATCTTCTGCCTTCCGAGGTTATATTGCATGCGGAGGTATTGTGAACGTTGCTGGTCTTTGCTGCTATTGCTGAAAGAAAGAGATACACGGTGATCAGATGACTGTTGCAGATCAGGATTTCCTTTACGCGTAACCATGGCTACAGAATTATCTTCCAGCGGCTGCAACTGTTCCATACCCGGCATACTTGCGGAAGTATTATAATTCAGCTCTAATTTGCGGAGGTTTGAAAAGCGGTATTGCAAATAGAGATGTGGCAGTAAGGCGGTAAAATCTTTTTCCACCTCATAACCCTTTCTGCTGGAAAGCCCATCCAGTTTATGCTGCTCAAATGCAGTACCCGCAGAGAACTCCAGCTTTTTATACCGGGCAGATAAAAGAACGTCTGCCCTGTTCCTGAATGATGCTGTGCTGTAATTATCACTGAACCGCTCGTCTATTACTTTTGTATGTATGTCTTTTACGATCTTGTCCGTAGCAGATGTGTTGTAATAGGCCTCTTCTGTAAGTTGCAGGCTGAGTATTTTACTGAGTGGCTCTGTGTAATTGATGCTTCCTGAAAAGCTGCCACTGGTGGATGTACTGTTTGTTTCCTGGTCCAGTTCTTCTGTGCGTGGTATATTGTAATAACGGCTACGGGTATGGTTCAGTGATGAAAACCTGTTCCTGTAGTAGTCAGGGGAAAGTGATATGGCCATGGTTCGCCCTTTCTTAGCAAACCTGTGCATCAAAAGAATATTCGCACCTGCGTGATCATTGGTGCTTGCAGAGCTGGTGGCCTGCGTACCTTCATTCAGCAGTGTTTTCCTGTCTATTGAGAAGGAACGGTATTGCTCGCTTTGGCTGTTAGTATAGGAACCGCTGTTTAGCCTGGGGGTTATATTAAGCGTGTTTTTATCATTTAGTGTGATCTCCGCAGACATCTCCAGCCGGTGTTCTTCATTCCTGTTACGGGTTGTACCTTCCTGCTGGTATATGTAAGAAGTATCTGCCAGGAAGTTCTGGCGGTCGCGGGCAAAGGTATTCCTGCTATCTGAGCCGTTGTGAAAATAGCTGCTACGCCATTTCAGCTTATCCCAGTCGTTATTGAAATTGAAACCTCCGTAGCGGATATCCGTATAACCGGCAGGCCTTAACAGGCTGGAAACATCTCCTCCGCCTACACTCACTTTTACGCCTTTCATTTTCATCAGTTCTGCATATACAAAGGGTGGCAGGTTATCTGCCATTCCGGGATCTTTCATCATCATCTGTAACAGTTCTCCTCCTGTAAAGCCGGACCGGTTCACGTTGTTTGTTTTGGCCAGCAGGGAAAGCTGGCGTTCTCCACTGAAGCTATTAATGTTAGTACCGGCTTCATAACGATCATTATTACCCAGGCTTCCGCTTACATTTCCGAACAATCCTCTTTTACGGTCTTTCTTTGTAACGAGGTTGATCACTTTCTTTTTGTTCCCATCTGCAATGCCAGTAAATTCAGCCATCTCACTTTGCTTATCCAGCACCTGCACTTTTGAGATCATGTCTGCCGGAAGGTTTTTAGTGGCCACTGTAGGGTCGTTACCAAAGAATTCCTTGCCATCTACCAATACCTGTTGTACGGCATGGCCTTGTGCTTTGATACTGCCATCCCGGTCTACCCGTATGCCCGGGAGTTTCTGCAGGAGGTCTTCTACTACAGCATTTTCTTTTGTTTTGAACTTATCTGCATTGTATTCAATAGTATCTCCTTTCATACTGATGGCGGGGGCATCGTTGATCACTACCACTTCTTTGAGGTCTCTTCCTCTTGCGGAAAGGAACAATGTATCCGGCAATCCTCCCGGTATACTGAAACGGGTGCGATGCGTGGGATAACCCAGATAGGAAAGTGTAATACCGTAATCTCCCTGGGGGAGACCTGTTACTCTAAAATGTCCATCGTTGCCGGTGATGATGGAGGTATCCTTTGTACCGGTGATCAAAACAGAAGCACCGGATAGTGGTTTACGGGAAGTACTGTCTGCTACCACCTGGGCTTGCAGTGGTAAAGAGAAAAGCAGGCATATGAATAATTGTTTCATACCGCAAAGCTATTTCAGCGGATATGCGGAATGGGTTAACGGGTATGTATGTAGTGTTAATGAATGTTAAAGCTTTGCTAGGCGATCAATTTAAACCCTACGCTGCGAACATTGATGATCTGTATAGAAGCATCCTGTTGCAGGTATTTACGGATGCGGGTGATGTAAACGTCCATGTTACGGGCATTAAAGAAACCATCATCTCCCCAGACATTGAGTAACATGGCTTTCCGGGGAGTTATTGCATTCAGGTGATCCGCCAGCATTTTTAAGATATCCGTTTCCCGTTGTGAGAGCCGCCGTACTTCTCCTTTAAAGTTTAACTCCTGGCGGTGGCTGTCGAACACATAAGCACCGATCTGGTAAATACCATTACCGGCTGCTTTCTTTGTTTTTAATTTCGAACGCCGCAACAGGCCCTGTACACGCAGTAATAATTCTTCGATGCTAAAGGGCTTTTTAATATAATCATCCGCGCCCACACTCAATCCGCGGAGCACATCGGCGGTAGTGGTTTTGGCGGTGAGGAATACAATGGGAATTTCTTCATCCGTCATCCTGATCTCTTCTACCAGGGTGATGCCATCCTTTTTGGGCATCATCACATCTACTACGCAAACCTCCGGGGAAAAGGAACGGAACATTTCCCAGCCCTCTTTGCCATTGGCGGCACAGCATACTTCAAAGCCGTTTAATTCCAGCGTTTCCCTGATCACGCTGGCCAGCACCTGCTCATCTTCTACCAATAACAGCCTGATCTTACTCATGTTCCGGGTATTTTAAAGGTGAACAAACTTCCGCTGCCGGGCGTGCTGGATACTTTAATACTGCCACCCAGCCTGTTCACTAATTCCTTCACATAACTGAGCCCAAGGCCATAACCTTTCACATCGTGCAGGTTCCCTTGCGGCACACGGTAAAATTTATCGAAGATAAAAGGAAGGTGTTCTTTACTGATGCCAATACCATTATCTGTTACGCTAAAAAGGTAGCTGGTATCCTGCTGCTTTACGCGCAGTTCTATCCGTTTCTCCGGCTTGTCTGCATATTTAATGGAATTATCCACCAGGTTGTTCAGGATCGTAAACAATGATTCCCGGTGCGTATGCACTACGGTTTCCGTTACTTCCATCACTGTGGTGATATAAACGCCGGGCAGGTGAATGTAACGTTGCTGCACCATATTGAGCACCTCCGGCAACAGTACTTCGTTACTTTCAGCCAACGCGGTACCGTTCTCCATTTTAGACAGGTTGAGGATTTCTTCTATATGCCCCTGTAATTTATTCAGTTCGTCTTTAGATAAGCGCAGGTATCTTTCCGTTTTGGTTTTATCATCCATCCCGTTATAGGTCAGCAGCGATTCATTAATGGTGCTCAGAATGGCTACGGGTGTTTTCAGTTCATGCGTGATATTACTGATGAAATCACTGCGCATGGCTTCCAGTGCTTTCTGCCGCATAATGATACGCCACAATGCCCATATACAGCCTGCAACGATCAGCAATAAGACAAGGGAGATGATCACCGGTCCGCTCATCTTCTTCATGAGATAATTTCCCACACCGGAAAAACGGGCATGAAGCTGGTTATCCGGCTCTGATACAGACAAGGGTATACTAATGTGATATCCGGTAGTATCCGTCTTTTTTGCATAAGATAATTGAACTCCTACGGCAATACCTCGTGTAGCCAATTCTTTTCTGTAGGCTTTTAACACTTTTTGACTATCCGGCCGCAGCCCCGGGGTGTTGGACAATATGCCGGAAAGAAATGGCTGCAGGTTCTCGCGCGACATGGTAGTGGTACGGGCATCTTTCAAAGTGGATTCACGTAAGTTCATGGTATCAGAGGCTATAATAGTGCTGCTGAAGGTAATTTCATTGTCCTCCATTACATCCCTGATGGCGCTGTCTATATCTTTGGGGGAGGAATGCAGCTGTTTCATCTGCAGGGTTACCAGGCTTTCCATAAAAGCCTGGTCATATGTATACTG
This DNA window, taken from Chitinophaga niabensis, encodes the following:
- a CDS encoding sensor histidine kinase, with amino-acid sequence MYKRIWWIILPTVLTVLAFQTYWLMATYREQRKAFYNQAKDVLQYTYDQAFMESLVTLQMKQLHSSPKDIDSAIRDVMEDNEITFSSTIIASDTMNLRESTLKDARTTTMSRENLQPFLSGILSNTPGLRPDSQKVLKAYRKELATRGIAVGVQLSYAKKTDTTGYHISIPLSVSEPDNQLHARFSGVGNYLMKKMSGPVIISLVLLLIVAGCIWALWRIIMRQKALEAMRSDFISNITHELKTPVAILSTINESLLTYNGMDDKTKTERYLRLSKDELNKLQGHIEEILNLSKMENGTALAESNEVLLPEVLNMVQQRYIHLPGVYITTVMEVTETVVHTHRESLFTILNNLVDNSIKYADKPEKRIELRVKQQDTSYLFSVTDNGIGISKEHLPFIFDKFYRVPQGNLHDVKGYGLGLSYVKELVNRLGGSIKVSSTPGSGSLFTFKIPGT
- a CDS encoding response regulator transcription factor — translated: MSKIRLLLVEDEQVLASVIRETLELNGFEVCCAANGKEGWEMFRSFSPEVCVVDVMMPKKDGITLVEEIRMTDEEIPIVFLTAKTTTADVLRGLSVGADDYIKKPFSIEELLLRVQGLLRRSKLKTKKAAGNGIYQIGAYVFDSHRQELNFKGEVRRLSQRETDILKMLADHLNAITPRKAMLLNVWGDDGFFNARNMDVYITRIRKYLQQDASIQIINVRSVGFKLIA
- a CDS encoding outer membrane beta-barrel protein; translated protein: MKQLFICLLFSLPLQAQVVADSTSRKPLSGASVLITGTKDTSIITGNDGHFRVTGLPQGDYGITLSYLGYPTHRTRFSIPGGLPDTLFLSARGRDLKEVVVINDAPAISMKGDTIEYNADKFKTKENAVVEDLLQKLPGIRVDRDGSIKAQGHAVQQVLVDGKEFFGNDPTVATKNLPADMISKVQVLDKQSEMAEFTGIADGNKKKVINLVTKKDRKRGLFGNVSGSLGNNDRYEAGTNINSFSGERQLSLLAKTNNVNRSGFTGGELLQMMMKDPGMADNLPPFVYAELMKMKGVKVSVGGGDVSSLLRPAGYTDIRYGGFNFNNDWDKLKWRSSYFHNGSDSRNTFARDRQNFLADTSYIYQQEGTTRNRNEEHRLEMSAEITLNDKNTLNITPRLNSGSYTNSQSEQYRSFSIDRKTLLNEGTQATSSASTNDHAGANILLMHRFAKKGRTMAISLSPDYYRNRFSSLNHTRSRYYNIPRTEELDQETNSTSTSGSFSGSINYTEPLSKILSLQLTEEAYYNTSATDKIVKDIHTKVIDERFSDNYSTASFRNRADVLLSARYKKLEFSAGTAFEQHKLDGLSSRKGYEVEKDFTALLPHLYLQYRFSNLRKLELNYNTSASMPGMEQLQPLEDNSVAMVTRKGNPDLQQSSDHRVSLSFSNSSKDQQRSQYLRMQYNLGRQKIVNQVRFDATTGRQLISPINVNGNYDAGMDAGFSFPAGQSGSYINFGAGVFYTKNTGYTNGQPNYATNWAFRPEAGYSAYFGKNISLQLKGNAGYNNRRFDQRKEQSWSFNYNISPMFTLPASMVLELEWDGYANTGLAAGYNTSVYLLHVSLTKQLGKNFSLRLDGRDLLNQNKSIQRTSGNGYLEDVRNNMLGRYGMLGIIYKLKFFPKPKA